DNA from Triticum aestivum cultivar Chinese Spring chromosome 7D, IWGSC CS RefSeq v2.1, whole genome shotgun sequence:
TTCACGAGAAGTGGTGATACTCGCAAGTGGTATTACAAACGAATTGGGTACAGCACGCTTCCAGGATTGAATTCATTGCTAGTTTTGTCAGAATATGAGCGGTCTTCAGACTTGCTTCGATTAAAACCGCGCCGCAGAGATAGAAACTTTGCTAATCTTGTACCGCTTCTGTAACGGCTGCAGCGGAAAACCCAATCGGCGTCGACGGCTTGCGGCGGCTCAACCGACAATTAATGCAACCCTAATCCTCTCGATCTTGCTTCTCCGATCAATTGACCCGGATTGGTTGCTATGGTTTTTTCGTCAAGCTGCCTGGGCTCCGGGTCAAAACAGCAGCTTGACTTATAGTAAGAACACCAGCTCCCTCGGAGTTTCAGAATCCTTCGGCTTCAAGCGCCTCAAAATCCACTGAACAAATCACAGGATGGCGGCAGCTTAACCGGCCGTAACCCTAATTTTTCCTTGAACTTCAAACCTCATAGACTGAAAATCCGAACTGATGAACCCAAGGTTGATGCAAATCTTCCCAAGCGGCTTTTCTTTATCTGGAATTTACAAACCTTTCGATCCCtgtgaaagatccctccaagaactcaacaccaccgtgcgcgagccccacggtgggcgccaactgtcgtggaattgtcacgacagatgtccttagtgtcaggacttagtcgcgaggccagcgcatctatgtggtagcttgagaggggttgggcggaatcgagagacgcaacacaagacaaggatttagacagcttcgggccccggaaaacatcatccggtaataaccctacatgctgtttgaggctagatctcattatgctcatgagagagtcgccgatAAGACGGCTCTttgtgtttagccctagagattgtttcttgttgcttgtcccttctttggggagccctgcccctccttatataacttgaaggggcggcttacatgtagagtcctagtaggattagaactaacttattctctattacaagtcggatacaagtacgggtcttgcttccctgtaaaggaaatattcctcatgccttccgtcttaagccggcccacaataacatgagccggccttccgggccttgggcctagtcttctgtctgacccgccgtcggggccatcattaagtcgccaggctcatgagttgccaatcttccggcgggttacgatgaagcgtcaagtccggccgggtcatactcccggccgggtcataccgcggggtatatccccgacaataccATAAAAACATAGAACagtaaaaaaatactaaaaacaaaaTACCTAAATATTATAGTAGTGGTGGGCCGAGCTAGGAGATCGCCACCGGTAAGGACTGTCCCACGGCTAATCTGAACCAGACTACTAGTGGTGAGTGCACTTTGTCGCCCGCCACAGGTATCTGGCCAGATTAACAATGGAGTGTGCAATTACTGAGAGCCCGCCTATAAGCAGTTTCCAGTAGTGTCCGTTGATGTGATTTGCGCCGGCAGAGGGCGTGTAGAGCCGTGTCTCCAGCGAGTCTTCCGGAATCCGGCCGATTTATTTGCGCCAGTGGTCAGTGGAGGATGTGTGGAGCCGTGTCTCCAGCGAGTCTGCCGAGATCCGGCCAGTTTATGTTTACGGTGCATCTGCCTGGGTTTGGCCGGCTTTCGTGGTCCTCAGGGCTTTGAAATATCCTTATTGGCGTTTTTTCCCTAGGGTGACGGTTTGCTTTGCAGATTACGATTGCCGGCGTCTCCTGGTCTGCATTGACTACTTCTCGGATGCTACTTCTGCAAGCTCCTGAGTTTCAATACTTTGCTCGCCGAGGCGACATCGAGCTATGCTCACGACACGCCACTTGTGGATGCAGGAGAAAGAAGACTTCGGCACCCACAACATTTTAAATGTAATTTTATTTTCTGTAAAGGTGTATTTGTAAGGACCTGTGATACTTAATATATGGCTTTGTGCCTTTTTTAAAGAACTAGGACAATGCTAGTGCATTGCAACGAGATATAAATATTTTAGTATGTTAGCTCGTGATTTATCTGTCCATATTAatatgattgtgtaaataaatatttATCAAATTATGCGCTTGATTTACTTTATACTcactccgttcctttatataaggtgtatttgtttctttgataaaattccacaatgtaaggtACATTTCTTATTCCTCGTAATTCTGTCTTTAGCCCTCTAAAAAAGGAAAGAATCTCTCcccgattgcatgtatctctcATTATAGAGAAGAAAAGAAAGTATCTCTCCTCCGATTGCGTGTATCTCTTCCTTTTCAAGCCTAaatgatttacttgccactaatcAATAATTTAGCCAAGGTTAATTTCGTCCTAAATTGTGTAAAATTATGTGTCTTGGTCACCGTGCCAAAAATTATACACCTtgcataaaggaatggagggagtagtttgatgagaagtttggtaagtaaattaaggtggaATTGACGCGGAAGGCAAGTAAACTAAGGTGATTGACTAACCCACGGGGAAGGTGCAAAAAAAAAAGATCAAGCGCTACTTTTTTAAgtaaaaaaaatagagaaaaaggcACTGCAGGGTCATCCGAAGAACTGCAGCAACAAACATTGCTAGCACTAGGAGGTGACTTGACATATTccgtccaaaattcatgaaacggATGCGAGGCGACAACATACTATTTTACCCATCGCATCTGCCATCTGCAGGATGCGCCTACCCGTCTCTGTCTGGGCCGGCCACCAGCCAAGACTGGTCCATTCCATGAGTTGAAAAGCCCGACTCCACCATTCACGCATCGCCGGCTGACTGACCTTTCGTCTAATTGGAAAACAAAGTCCACCTCCTTATCTCTTGCCTACTTGCTTTACATGACTCTGTCTAAGAGCTTCAGCAAAGTTGTGCCCCTGCCCAGCTTTGCTACATTCTGCAGTTGTACTCTGATCGGCAGCTTGTCAATTTACCCGGGCAAGGTACTGTACTACTCCCTACTTTTAGCTTGTTATTGGCATGAACTGGAATTAAGCATGATTTCCTATAGCTCTAGTATATGTTGTTTGTTCGAAATCTAACAAATATCTCTGACTCCAGTATGTTGTTTGTTCGAAATCTAGCAAATATCTCTGACTCCAGTATGTTGATGTTGTTTGTTAACGAAGCTTGCCTCGTGTTTGTAAGAGGCAACCCTAACACATGTTATGCATGCTTTGCCAGCCTGCCGGATAAGCCGCGTCCTGTATTTTTGTGGAATTGTCTCTTCAGGTTGGTCAGATGGCAAGCATACTAGATTATCTTGTTAAATCATGTGCCAAGAAGTTGGAAGCTATCATTACAGATGAGGCAGTTCTGATTCTAGGAGTACAAGAAGACCTCAAACAAATGCAGCGAACAATGACCCAGATACAATGCTTTCTTGATGATGCCGAACAAAGGGGAACACGAgagtcagcagttaataactggctTGGTGAGCTGAGAGGTGATATGTATTATGCCGACGATATTGTCGACTTAGCGAGATCTGAAGGTGGGAAGCTTCTACTAGAACGGGATCCTTCATCATCATCAAGAAAGGCAACTAGTACATGCAGTGGCCTTCCGTTTCTCAATTGCATCTCTCCTATTCAGAAGCGTCACAAGATTGGTGTTCAAATCCGGGACTTCAATGCTCAACTTGACAAGATTTCAAAGTTGGGTGAAAGATTTCTCAAGCTTGAAAATATGCAGCCTAAACCACAAGCTCTGACTGTGAAGCATGTAAGAACTAGCCACCTTGTGGAGCCTAATCTTGTGGGAAAGGAAACTTTACATGCTTGCAAAAGTTTGGTTGAACTGGTTCTTGCACACAAGGGAAAGAAGCCATACAAGGTTGGTATTGTTGGAACAGGAGGGATTGGGAAGACAACTCTAGCCCAAAAAGTATATAATGACCGAGAATTAAAAGGAACCTTTAGCAACCAAGCATGGATATGTGTTTCTCAGGAGTACTCTGAAATATCTCTTTTGAAGGAAGTTCTGCGGAATTTTGGGGTACCCCATGAGCAAGATGAAACTGTGGGAGAGCTCAGCAGCAAGCTTGCAGTCGCCATCACAGATAAAAGTTTCTTCATTGTGTTGGACGATGTTTGGCAGCCTGCGGTCTGGACCAATTTACTGAGAACTCCATTACATGCTGCTGCAAGAGGAGTAATTCTAGTGACCACTCGGCATGATACAGTTGCACATGCAATTGGCGTAGAAGATGTACATCGAGTTGAATTGATGTCAGCAGATATAGGGTGGGAGCTGCTTTGGAAGAGTATGAACATTGATGAAGAAAGAGATGTGGAAAACCTTCGGAATATAGGGGTAGAAATTGTCCATAAATGTGGTGGACTTCCTCTCGCAATCAAGGTTACTGCTAGTGTTCTAGCAACTAAAGAGAAAAGTGAGAGGGAATGGAGAAAGGTTGCAAAAAGAAGTGCTTGGTCTAGGGGTAATCTCCAAACTTGAACTTAAAGTTTGTTGAGGGATTGAGTTTGCAGCAGCTGTGGCTGGATGCACAACATCTCTACCCTGTTGGCGCCGGGGCTTCAAGAGCAGCACAGGAAACTTAACGGCGAGGACATGGGTGTCTGCCTACACTACACCTACTCCCTCTGTTAACAAATATAAGACGTTCAAACTTTTttgtgaatcggatgtatatagacacgttttagtgtatTTGTTCACTCATGTCAGTCCATATGTAATCCATATTGAAATatgcaaaacatcttatatttgtaaaCGGATGGAGTAGATGGCAGCGGAGACGCAAGGTACGAGCACTGGTTAGACATCTAATCTTCTTATTTGGTCTGCCATTCTGCCCTGTTAGATCGTGCATCTAGTGCTCTGCTCAGGCTATGTGTAGTATTTTCTTACATAAGTACAAATTCATGACCCTCTAAGGTTGAAATTGAATTTGCGTACCTTCCATAATATAGTGCAGTCAATCAAGATAAATGCAGAGATTATTCTTCAACTATCATACCTTGTACTCTTTGGTGTTCCTACTACTGGTACTGACCGACACCATACATATTGATGGGGTTGCTAAAAAACTAGCAATGCACACGAAACTACGAAGCTCGTCTTACGGTCCTAACGAATATTGATGCTGCAAAGCCTATTGTGATGTTTAAGTCTGATGTGCTTCACTAATGTACATATCCATGTCCAAAAGTAGCTTACCATTAAGATGAGATCGGTTGGAAGAATTTTTCTGCGAAAATGCTGTCAGCGCAGCTTTTCATTGATAATTGGGGGGGTAGGGGGGTTTGTTACAGAGAATTTACAAGTCCATACTACAGTCAGTTGGACACGCCATCACCATTACAATGATTAGCCCTTGTCTTAGTCAGGTTCCCTAGGTCTAATTAACAGCGAGTTTGCCTTACGCCGACCCACGGCCTGCATTACTCCTGCTTCCTCGATTATCCTTCCCACCACTGTCCTCACCGGCGAATGTTGGTTCTTGAAGATTCTAGCGTCGCGTTCGTTCCATGTTGTCCACCATACCAACTGGACCAGGGTAGTCCACTGCTTCGGTTGGAAGAATAAACTGTTGTATGCCAGTATATGGATACTTGCAGGATTCAAATTGTTCCTCAACTAGTTGCGTCTCTGTTCCATCTTTGAACTAACCAAAGCACACATTCTTGTTCAGATTATCCTCTCGAGAGGTCATAACATCTGCACATAAACCTGTTCTGCTTGTACATGTAAACTCATACTCAACTGGGTGCTTCCATAAACCGAGATTACAGACACTAATTTTGATGAAGTGCACGACTATAACTCTGTAGCACTATGCTCATGCAGGATGTCTACATACGTAGTAACTTGTTCAAGATTTTGAGACGCGGAGACCGGAGTGGAACGCTTGAAAAACATCCGTCGGCAGTCCCGTGGTCATTACATCCGCGAACTGTTGGCGTGTTGGCACACGAAGAACACGGAAGTCGCCGAGCGCAATGCGCTCACGGGCTGGTGAAAGGGCACAGCAGCAGAAGGTGCACAGGCCGTTTCAGGCTCCCCGTCACACAAAAAGCAAACATTGTTGCGCAGCCAGTTGTGCGCCCCCAACCTGTCCGCTGTCCAGTTTCGATTCTGAAGAAGCAACAAAACATAGAACTTTACTTTTCCCTCTGCCTTGATCTTCCAAAGCTGCTCCAGATGCGGCTGCTGGATTCTGCCAATCAATTAGCACATTTAGCAGAATAACTGACGCTAGCCGTGAGATTCACTAGATGAGATCATCCTGATCCGAGAGCTGAACCAACTGAACTGTTTTCCAAAGCTTGAAGTACTGGTAAATTTTCTCCTCCCTGTTGACTCTCTGAAGGCTCCTCATCCATTGTTGCatccatagtactccctccgttcctaaatataagtcttttcagagatttcaataagaactacatacggatgtatatagacatatttaagagtgcagattcactcattttgctccgtatgttagTCATATTGGactctttaaaaagacttatatttaggaacggggggagtaaCATCTTTGACCGACAGATTATTATTTTTCGCCATGCGGGGGGAACAATAGCATGAGCTATCTCACACAGCACCATCCCCTGCATCCTGCAACCACTTCATGCCAGAATTTCGCTTTTTACAGTTGCCCGATGCAATATTCGAGCAGGCAGCAAACAGGGACCTGCACGCCTTTCGAAGGCCTAGGCAGCGCAACCTCAATGCACGGATATAGCATACAGTATCCCTGATTCCGAGTCCCAATACTTCCTTTGGACGCACAAAACTTATGCGGTGTTGTGTTGTTCTGGTGAGAATAATCACGACTCTGAGCTATTGAACTTGTTGTCCATTGCATACTTTCAGTTTTTCATTTGTGGACAAAACGGCCGTCATGAAAATCCTGGTTCAGTCACACAAAGGGCAGCCCGGGAACAAATCTAGGGAGTCAAGCAAGCATGTCACCACCTCCATAGCACCTTTTTTTTAGTAAACCGATTCCCAAGCTGAAGGCCCCAGGATGAAGTACCACGGAACTTTGCGTCGACCGGTGTTACCGGCCCCCAAGAAGCCATTAGCGGAACTCACTAGGGAAGTGGGAATGCAGCACGGCGATTCAAGTAGGGGAGAGTGAGTGACCTGTGGAGCGGAAGCGGAAGCGGAGCGCTGGTTCTGCGATCGGCGCCGTGGGATCCGGCGGCGACCTCGCCGGCACGGTGCGCAGGTCGGGTGGGGACCCGTCGAGGAGGCGACGAGGGGAACACGAAAAAAATGCAGGAATGTTCTaaaaaaatgcaggaataggatggCATGTCCCATAGTATTCTACAGGATTTGAAAGAATGTTTAATAgcacaggaaaaacaaaggaattctaTAAAGAAAtttgagtggatggaaattttcctccaaaatgtagtacaaatggatcctatgaaaaaattcctaaggatgccaatcctacgaatcaaacaagcATCACAAGAAAAATTTCTAAGGGTTCAAATCCTTCAAAAATCCTAtgcaattcctttgaatcaaagaaagCCTAAAGCTTCCCGCTTGAATGAATTGCACGCCAGacacctcaaaaaaaaaagaatggAATTGCATGCCCCGCCGTTTGGACGCTATGAGGTGTGGGCACTCGTACCATTCAAAAAAGAGCAATGTTTACGAGCTGGTCTGATTTGGCAATGTTTGATTGGATTAGTTGGAAATGTTAAGATTAATTACAAATGTAATTAGGGAAAATCTCCCCTTGCCCAACCGCCGTGCGGTTGCCTCCCGCACAGGCGCATTTGGTCTGAAACCGACGTCTTGTCCGAACCGTTGTATCCCTCCAGACCATATAAATGGCATTCTGT
Protein-coding regions in this window:
- the LOC123168735 gene encoding putative disease resistance protein RGA1, which translates into the protein MASILDYLVKSCAKKLEAIITDEAVLILGVQEDLKQMQRTMTQIQCFLDDAEQRGTRESAVNNWLGELRGDMYYADDIVDLARSEGGKLLLERDPSSSSRKATSTCSGLPFLNCISPIQKRHKIGVQIRDFNAQLDKISKLGERFLKLENMQPKPQALTVKHVRTSHLVEPNLVGKETLHACKSLVELVLAHKGKKPYKVGIVGTGGIGKTTLAQKVYNDRELKGTFSNQAWICVSQEYSEISLLKEVLRNFGVPHEQDETVGELSSKLAVAITDKSFFIVLDDVWQPAVWTNLLRTPLHAAARGVILVTTRHDTVAHAIGVEDVHRVELMSADIGWELLWKSMNIDEERDVENLRNIGVEIVHKCGGLPLAIKVTASVLATKEKSEREWRKVAKRSAWSRGNLQT